CGGCATCATGCTGGTGGCGCTGCTGCAACTCGCGCCCGGCGGCCTCTGGCCGTGGCTGATGTCGTTCCTGCCGGAGCGCACCGGTGGAAGGAAGCCGGACACCTCGCTGAAGCTGGAGCATCGCCCCCGCGCGCCCGGCGAGGCCAGCATCCTGCTTCAGGTCGACAAGGCACGAAAGCAGTTCGGCGGCGTGGTCGCGGTCAACAACGTCTCTTTCGACGTCCAGGCCCGCGAGATCGTCGCGCTGATCGGCCCGAACGGCGCCGGCAAGAGCACGACGTTCAACCTGATCACCGGTGTGCTGTCGGCGACTTCAGGCTCGATCTCGGTGCTCGGCAAGAAGGTCGACAAAGCGCCGCCGCAGGAGATCGTCAAGCTCGGCATCTCCCGCACCTTCCAGCACGTCAAGCTGGTGCCTGATATGACCGTGCTGGAGAACGTCGCGATCGGCGCGCATCTGCGCGGCCATTCGGGGCCGATCTCCTCGATGCTGCGGCTCGACCGCGCTGACGAGGCCAAGCTGCTCGCGGAAGCCGCGCGCCAGATCGAGCGCGTCGGACTTGCCGAGCAGATGCACCAGCTCGCAGGCAGCCTTTCGCTCGGCCAGCAGCGCATCGTCGAGATCGCCCGCGCGCTCTGCGTCGATCCGATGCTACTGTTGCTCGACGAGCCGGCCGCGGGCCTGCGCCACATGGAAAAGCAGCAGCTGGCGGCGCTGCTGCGCGAGTTGCGCGACGGCGGCATGAGCGTGCTGCTGGTCGAGCACGACATGGGCTTCGTCATGAACCTCGCCGACCGCATCGTGGTGCTCGATTTCGGCACCAAGATCGCGGAGGGCACCCCCGCCACGATCAAGACCAATCCCGAAGTCATCAAGGCCTATCTCGGAGTGGCGGCATGAGCGCGCTGTTGTCCGTCACCGACGCGCATGTCGCCTACGGCAAGGTCGAGGCCGTGCGTTCGGTCTCGCTCGAGGTCGGGGCCAACCAGATTGTCACCATCGTCGGCGCCAACGGCGCCGGCAAGACCACGCTGCTTTCGGCCATCATGGGCATTCTGCCGCTGAAGGGCCGCGTCACCTTCGCCGGCCAGGATCTCGCCCGACTCGACATCGAGGACCGCGTCGCGATGGGCCTCGGCCTCGTTCCCGAGCACCGCGAATTGTTCGTGACCATGAACGTCGAGGACAATCTCGAGCTGGGCGCCTTCCGGATCGAGCGAAGCAAGGCGAAATCCTCGATGGAGCGGGTCTACACGCTGTTCCCGCGGCTGAAGGAGCGTCGCAAGCAGCTCGCCGGCACGCTCTCCGGCGGCGAGCAGCAGATGCTCGCGATGGGCCGCGCGCTGATGGGCGAGCCGAAGCTCCTGATGCTGGATGAGCCGAGCCTCGGCCTCGCCCCGATCATCGTCGCCGACATCTTCCGCATCGTCACCGAGCTGCGCGCCAGCGGCGTCTCCGTGCTACTGGTCGAGCAAAACGCACAGGCCGCGCTGAAGATCGCGGACCAGGCCTATGTGATGGAGCTCGGCGAGTTCGTGCTCAGCGGCAAGGCCAGCGACATCGCGGCGAACGAGCGCGTGGCGGCGAGCTATCTCGGCTTCCAGCACGAAGGTGAGAGTGTGATCTGATTCGCTTACTCTCCCCTCCAGGGGAGGGCAAGCGAGCAAAAGCTTCATTCCCGGGGAAGTCCTGCCTTGCGCAAACCGTCGGCGATCCGTTCTCGCTGCATGAGGCACGTTGGATGATCCGTCGGCGAACTCTGGTGAAATTGAGCCACGCTGAAATTCGGGTCGAGAGCGAGCCCCGCCCGCACCGATGTCCGTGCGTCTTCGATGCGACCGAGATGGGCGAACGCTGCAGCGAGAAAGAAGTGGACGAACGGCGCAATATTCCGATTGGTCTCGATTGACCGCCTGAACCACTGAACGGCAGCTTCGTCGGCCCCGAGATATGATTGCGCGACGCCCGCCGTATTCAACCAGGAGGAGGCCTTCTGATCGCGGGGAGAGAGTCGGAACGCTTCCGCGATGTGACCTTCGGTCTCCTCTGCGCGACCGAGATTACACTTCCCAAGTCCAATCCAGGCATGGGCGGTGGCCAGGTTCCGATCCAGCGTCAACGCTCGCTCGCATTCGGCAATGCCCTCGACGGCCCGTTTTGTGAAAATCTGGACGACACCCATCAGGCAATGGGCCCGCGCGTGACTGGGCGTGCGAGCAATGATCCCGACCAAGAAAGTCTCGACCAACCGCAGAGGTTCTCTGCGGTCGATCAGCATGGACGTTGACCGCATTGTATCGACATCGGCCATGCCAACCATGGCCTCGATATTCCCGGCGTCCAGGCGAAGGGCCTGTTCGAAGAACGGGCGCGCCTGCGACAGGCTTGCCGGGTCCGTTCCGCGATTGAGATAGGCCATGCCCTGAAAATACAGGTCCATCGAATCCGGATGCGGCGCCCGCGCGGCACGCCGTGCCTCCGCCGTGACGAGCTCCGTTCCGAGTTGATTGGCAAGACGGGCGCCAATCTCGTCCTGCATGTCGAAGAGGTCGGCGATCTGCTTGTCGAAACGTTCTGCCCATACATGGTTGCCGGTTTCGGCATCGATGAGCTGGGCGTTGATGCGCATCCTGGTTTCGACCCGCTGCACCGAGCCCTCGAGCACGTAGCGAACGCCGAGTTCGCGCCCGACCTGCTTCAGATCGACATGCCGTCCCCTGTAAGCGAAGGCCGTGTTGCGGCCGATCACGAAGACGCCGGCCAGCCGAGATAGATCGGTCGTCAGGCTCTCGGTCACGCCATCGACGAAATAATCTTGCGCGGGGTCCGGGCTCAGATTGGCAAAGGGCAGAACGACAAGCGACGGCTTACCTGACATGAGCCCGGATGAGCCACTGACGTTGATCGTCGCCGGCGCCTCGCACACCAACGCGATGAAACGAACACCCTTGCGCGGAAACGTCTTGATGAGGCGCTGCTCGTCTCCGGAGTCGCCGATTGCCTTCCGCGCCGCGTTGAGGCACGTGGTCAGGGCGACGTCCGAGATGGCCCGGCCCTGCCAGATGACGTCAACGAGATTTTCCTTGGTGATGACGCGCTCGCGATTGCAGATCAGATAGGCGATGAGATCGAACACCTGCGGCGCGATGGAAACGACCCCCGCCCCGCGGCATAGCTCGCGTCGCTCGGTATCGAGTGAATAATCGTCAAAGATATAGCGCAAGTCACTTCCCCGCACGCGCGGTCGATCGTTGAAATCCGCCGACCGGAGAATAAGCCGCCGCTAAGGAAAAAGTAAGCTGGCGACCAAGCCTGTTGGCCCCCGGGCATGATAAACCAGGGGTAGAACGCGCGCGAAAGCGCTGGGCCGCGCAGGGAGACAGCTCATGATCACGCGCCGCGACATATTGACCGCGTCGGCCGGTCTCGCGATCTGCGCTACATCTGGCGTGCCGCCGATGCTCGCGCAGCCGCTCGCAAGAACCGCGCACATCCTGACGACCACCGCGCCGGGGCTGCTCGACGCGCTGGCGCGGCTCCTGGCTGAACAGATGGGCGACTATGCGTCGACCATCGTGGTCGAGAGCCGGCCCGGAGCAGCAGGGCGTATCGCGGTAGAGGCGGTGAAGAGCGCCAACGCCGACGGATCGGTCATGTTGTTCGGGCCGCTCGGCTTCATGGTATTGTTCCCGCACATCTACAAGACGCTGAGATACCAGCCACGCGATTTCACACCGGTGTCGGCGGTAGCGTCGGCCCCTGCCTTTCTGACCGTAGGACCGAAGGTACCCGCTGAGGTCAGGACGGTTGCCGACTTTGTCGTCTGGTGTCGGGCCAATCCGCAGCTCGCCACCTATGGCACGCCCGGCGTCGGAACCACGCTGCATTTTCTCGGCATGATGCTGGGACGAAGCGCCGGTATCGAATTTCTTCACGTACCCTATCAGGGTGTTGGAGCGATTCACGATCTGACCAAGGGCGTGATCGCGGCCGCCCTGATGCCGATCGGCAGCTCGCTTGGACTGGTTCAATCCGGCGATCTCCGTGCGCTGGCCACAACCGGGCCCCGCCGCTGCCAGTTCGTTCCGGCAGTGCCGACGGTGAGGGAAGCGGGATACCCGGCGCTCGAGGATCTCACATGGCTGGGCTTCTTCGTTCCAGCGAAGACGCCGCCCTCGATCGTCGCCAAGCTCAATGCCGCGATCCAGGCGGCGCAGTCCACCAACGAGGTCAAGGCCGGCATGGAAAAGCTGGCCGTCGATCCGCACGCAATCGCCATGGGAGATTTCGCCCAGTTGATCGCATCCGAATCCCACCGGTGGAAGGCGATCGTGCAGGAAACGGGGTTCGTTCCCACCGACTGAACAGACAGAGGGAAACATATGAGCTGGCCAGCATCCGTGCACGATCTCGTGCAATCCCATCGCATCACCGCGGTGATCTATGCTGCAGCGAAGCTCGATCTCGCCGAGGCTATCGGTGATGACGAGAAGCCGGTGGCCGAACTCGCCCGGCTCGTGTCCGCCGATGAAGGTGCGCTGCGCAGACTGCTTATCGGCATAGCAACGCTTGGGCTCTGCAAGCAGGTTGACGGCGACCGGTTCGCCATGACCGAGCTCGGCCGGCAGCTCGACGCGGCGGCCGAGCCATCCTTCAAGGACTGGGTTCTCTTCGAGGGCGAGATGCTCGCGCAATCCTGGAGCGGACTGGTGGATTCGGTTCGTACCGGAAGAACCGCGACGCAGCTGCGCGGCGACGGTGCAGACCGGTATGCCGCGACAGGCCAGGCGACTGAATGGACGCGCCGGTTCAACGCCGCGATGGTCAATCTCACGCGGACCATGGTTCCAAAGATCGTGGCGGCCCATGATTTTGCGGCCGCACGCGTCGTGATGGATGTCGGCGGCGGCATCGGCGAATTGATCGGCGGCGTGCTCCAGCGCGTCTCGCATCTCGAGGGCATCACCTTCGATCTTGCGCGATGCGAGGCGGACGCGCACGCACATTTCGATCGGCTTGGTCTCGCCTCCCGCTGCAGGTTCGTCGCCGGCAGTTTCTTCGAGAAGATTCCCGGCGGCGTCGACACCATCCTGATGAAGAGCATCCTTCACAATTGGGACGACAACCGCTGCGCCCTCATTCTGCGCAACTGCCGGGACGCGCTGGCGCCCGGCGGAACGCTGATTGTCATCGAGAGGATCTTGCCCGAGCTCGCTACGACGGATCCCGAGCACCGCTCCTGCGTCATGAGCGACCTCAACATGCTGCGCGGCCCCGGCGGACGCGAGCGCACGTACTCCGAGTATCGCAGGCTTGTTATTCCGGCAGGCTTCATTTTCACGGGCATCACCGGCATCGGCCCTTTCAGCCTTGTCGAATTCAAGAGAGCTCGGCGTTGAGGGTTTCTTCTGTCTTTTGGGAGAAGACGAGCGCCAGCGGCGCGTTATGACGCTCCTCTCGCCTTCTCCCCCTTCAGCGCCGCAACCTCCGCCTCGAGCTCTGCGATCTTCGCATCCCTCTCCGCAAGCGCAGCCGCCACATCCGCCGCGTCGAACTTCTGCGGAATGTGCTGCGGGCAGTTGGTGTCCCACGCCGCGATCTTGAACAGGATCACCTGCTCGGGGCGGGCACGATATCCCCTGGGCATCAGCGACGTCGTCAGCGCCTCGTCGTCCTCGACCACGCGCGCCTCGCCCCAGATCTTCACCCGGCGGCGATGGGCGTAGTCCATTACGAAGATATAGGCCCTGGCATTCTCCGAGAGGTTGCCCTGGGTGATGAACTGCTGGTTGCCGGCATAGTCGGCGAAGGCGAGCGTCTGCTTGTCCAGCACCTTGAGAAAACCTTTTGGCCCACCGCGGTGCTGGATGTAGGGCTGGCCGTCCCCCGAAGCGGTCGCGAAATAGAAGCTATTGGCATCACCAAGGAAGGTCGCGAGGTTGTCGTCGACCTCGGTGCGCCAGCCGCGCTGCTCGCTGCGGGCATAGGCCTCGCGCGAGCCCTTGCGCGCCTGAATCGACTTCACCGCCGGCGAGAAGGCGACGTCGCTGGCATAGGTATCGGCTGCTGTCGTCATCGGAACGTCTCCTGAAATTCCGGCGCATTCCTACGTCTTTCACTCCCCAAGATGGGCCTGCCGGATGCTAAAACAATCTCGCCACTTGACACTTCATCGTTGCAGTATATGCAATAATGGCATGGACCGGCTCGAAGCCATGCACGTCTTCGTCACCGTCGCCGATCTGCGCGGCTTTGCGCCGGCGGCGCGCAAGCTGCGCCTGTCACCTTCGGCCGTGACGCGGCTGATCGCGGCGCTGGAAGAGCATCTCGGCGCGCGACTGTTGCAGCGGACCACGCGGCAGGTGACGCTGACCGATGTCGGCACGCGCTATCTGGAGCGCGCGCGGCGAATCCTCGCTGATGTCGAGGAAGCCGACGGCTCGGCGCGGCAGGAGCGCAACCGGCCGAGCGGGCGCCTCGTGGTGTCGGCGCCGGTCGGCTTCGGCCGTCTGCATGTCGGGCCGGTCATGACCGCCTATCTCAAGCGTCATCCCGAGGTCGCCTGCGAATTGCGACTGACGGATCATCTGGTGAACCTCGTCGAGGACGCCGTCGATGCCGCGGTACGAATCGGCCATCTCGCCGATTCCTCGCTGGTCGCGCGCCAGGTCGGCGAGATGCGGCGGATCGTGGTGGCCGCACCCGGCTATCTCAAGCGTCACGGCGAACCCAAGACGCCGGAAGCGTTGCTCGCGCATCAGACCATCGCGTTCGGCGCATCCGCAAGCTGGCGCTTCGTGCAGGACGGCCGCGACGTCGA
This genomic stretch from Bradyrhizobium sp. CCGB12 harbors:
- a CDS encoding ATP-binding cassette domain-containing protein produces the protein MQSRLPILVFALVMAAIPFVPGMPPFWIVLLDNIGLAALVAMGLVLLTGVGGLTSFGQAAFVGFGAYTTAVLSTAYGLSPWLTLPLSLVVSGSLAVLLGLITVRLSGHYLPLGTLAWGLGLFYLFSKLEFLGRNDGISAIPPLSIGTFKMLSPGSIYYAIWVAVILSALLTMNLLDSRTGRAIRALRRGHVAAEAFGVHTPRAKLLVFIHAAVLAGLSGWLYAHLQRAVNPTPFGAHMGIEYLFIAVVGGAGYVWGGVLGAAIVVILKEVLQSYLPLILPGSGQVETIVFGIMLVALLQLAPGGLWPWLMSFLPERTGGRKPDTSLKLEHRPRAPGEASILLQVDKARKQFGGVVAVNNVSFDVQAREIVALIGPNGAGKSTTFNLITGVLSATSGSISVLGKKVDKAPPQEIVKLGISRTFQHVKLVPDMTVLENVAIGAHLRGHSGPISSMLRLDRADEAKLLAEAARQIERVGLAEQMHQLAGSLSLGQQRIVEIARALCVDPMLLLLDEPAAGLRHMEKQQLAALLRELRDGGMSVLLVEHDMGFVMNLADRIVVLDFGTKIAEGTPATIKTNPEVIKAYLGVAA
- a CDS encoding ABC transporter ATP-binding protein; the encoded protein is MSALLSVTDAHVAYGKVEAVRSVSLEVGANQIVTIVGANGAGKTTLLSAIMGILPLKGRVTFAGQDLARLDIEDRVAMGLGLVPEHRELFVTMNVEDNLELGAFRIERSKAKSSMERVYTLFPRLKERRKQLAGTLSGGEQQMLAMGRALMGEPKLLMLDEPSLGLAPIIVADIFRIVTELRASGVSVLLVEQNAQAALKIADQAYVMELGEFVLSGKASDIAANERVAASYLGFQHEGESVI
- a CDS encoding winged helix-turn-helix domain-containing protein encodes the protein MRGSDLRYIFDDYSLDTERRELCRGAGVVSIAPQVFDLIAYLICNRERVITKENLVDVIWQGRAISDVALTTCLNAARKAIGDSGDEQRLIKTFPRKGVRFIALVCEAPATINVSGSSGLMSGKPSLVVLPFANLSPDPAQDYFVDGVTESLTTDLSRLAGVFVIGRNTAFAYRGRHVDLKQVGRELGVRYVLEGSVQRVETRMRINAQLIDAETGNHVWAERFDKQIADLFDMQDEIGARLANQLGTELVTAEARRAARAPHPDSMDLYFQGMAYLNRGTDPASLSQARPFFEQALRLDAGNIEAMVGMADVDTMRSTSMLIDRREPLRLVETFLVGIIARTPSHARAHCLMGVVQIFTKRAVEGIAECERALTLDRNLATAHAWIGLGKCNLGRAEETEGHIAEAFRLSPRDQKASSWLNTAGVAQSYLGADEAAVQWFRRSIETNRNIAPFVHFFLAAAFAHLGRIEDARTSVRAGLALDPNFSVAQFHQSSPTDHPTCLMQRERIADGLRKAGLPRE
- a CDS encoding tripartite tricarboxylate transporter substrate binding protein; amino-acid sequence: MITRRDILTASAGLAICATSGVPPMLAQPLARTAHILTTTAPGLLDALARLLAEQMGDYASTIVVESRPGAAGRIAVEAVKSANADGSVMLFGPLGFMVLFPHIYKTLRYQPRDFTPVSAVASAPAFLTVGPKVPAEVRTVADFVVWCRANPQLATYGTPGVGTTLHFLGMMLGRSAGIEFLHVPYQGVGAIHDLTKGVIAAALMPIGSSLGLVQSGDLRALATTGPRRCQFVPAVPTVREAGYPALEDLTWLGFFVPAKTPPSIVAKLNAAIQAAQSTNEVKAGMEKLAVDPHAIAMGDFAQLIASESHRWKAIVQETGFVPTD
- a CDS encoding methyltransferase, translated to MSWPASVHDLVQSHRITAVIYAAAKLDLAEAIGDDEKPVAELARLVSADEGALRRLLIGIATLGLCKQVDGDRFAMTELGRQLDAAAEPSFKDWVLFEGEMLAQSWSGLVDSVRTGRTATQLRGDGADRYAATGQATEWTRRFNAAMVNLTRTMVPKIVAAHDFAAARVVMDVGGGIGELIGGVLQRVSHLEGITFDLARCEADAHAHFDRLGLASRCRFVAGSFFEKIPGGVDTILMKSILHNWDDNRCALILRNCRDALAPGGTLIVIERILPELATTDPEHRSCVMSDLNMLRGPGGRERTYSEYRRLVIPAGFIFTGITGIGPFSLVEFKRARR
- a CDS encoding pyridoxamine 5'-phosphate oxidase family protein; this encodes MTTAADTYASDVAFSPAVKSIQARKGSREAYARSEQRGWRTEVDDNLATFLGDANSFYFATASGDGQPYIQHRGGPKGFLKVLDKQTLAFADYAGNQQFITQGNLSENARAYIFVMDYAHRRRVKIWGEARVVEDDEALTTSLMPRGYRARPEQVILFKIAAWDTNCPQHIPQKFDAADVAAALAERDAKIAELEAEVAALKGEKARGAS
- a CDS encoding LysR family transcriptional regulator, with amino-acid sequence MDRLEAMHVFVTVADLRGFAPAARKLRLSPSAVTRLIAALEEHLGARLLQRTTRQVTLTDVGTRYLERARRILADVEEADGSARQERNRPSGRLVVSAPVGFGRLHVGPVMTAYLKRHPEVACELRLTDHLVNLVEDAVDAAVRIGHLADSSLVARQVGEMRRIVVAAPGYLKRHGEPKTPEALLAHQTIAFGASASWRFVQDGRDVDVSPSPRFTSNSADAALQYAEAGGGVTRVLAYQAAEGLKRGRLKIVLAEYEQPALPIHIVYPTSRLLSAKVRAFIDLVVETTEWRFG